TCATTGGAATGAACTTCCTGTGATGACCAAAAAAGAGTTTCAAAAACCATTAATCGAAAGACTTTCTACAGGCTATACTTTAAAAAATGTGTATGTCAATAAAACATCTGGCTCCAGTGGTGACCCGTTCATTTTTGCCAAAGATAAATTCTGTCATGCACTTACTTGGGCTAACATATTCAATAGGTTTGGATGGTTTTCTATTAATTTTAACACTTCTTTTCAGGCTAGGTTTTATGGTATTCCGTTAGATTTTGTCGGTAATGCCAAAGAACGTTTGAAAGATTTTTTGGGTCATCGGTATCGGTTTCCCATCTTTGATTTATCGGATATTTTTTTGGAAAAAGTGCTGCTGAAATTCAAACAAAAACGATTTGATTATATTAACGGCTATACCAGTTCTATTGTTTTATTTGCTAAATTTTTAGAACAAAAAAAAGTAGTACTAAAAACCGTTTGCCCAACTTTAAAATGCTGTGTGGTTACTTCGGAAATCCTTTTTGACGCGGATAAAGCACTGCTCGAAAAACAATTTGGCGTTCCGGTGGTGAATGAATATGGCGCTTCCGAATTGGATTTAATTGCGTTTCAAAATCCCGACGGTGACTGGCAAGTTAATTCTGAAACCCTATTTGTAGAAATTTTAGACGATCAAAATAATGTGCTCCCCAATGGGCAGGAAGGGCGCATTGTAATTACGTCTTTGTACAACAAAGCTCATCCGTTTATTCGTTATGACATTGGAGATATTGGTATTT
Above is a genomic segment from Flavobacterium phycosphaerae containing:
- a CDS encoding phenylacetate--CoA ligase family protein, coding for MFNIFDLSLKVNGYPMEEAVAEFEKIQAVSATVYENYITEKKNQIVAFHLKNNKSYCELVGKDTFSHWNELPVMTKKEFQKPLIERLSTGYTLKNVYVNKTSGSSGDPFIFAKDKFCHALTWANIFNRFGWFSINFNTSFQARFYGIPLDFVGNAKERLKDFLGHRYRFPIFDLSDIFLEKVLLKFKQKRFDYINGYTSSIVLFAKFLEQKKVVLKTVCPTLKCCVVTSEILFDADKALLEKQFGVPVVNEYGASELDLIAFQNPDGDWQVNSETLFVEILDDQNNVLPNGQEGRIVITSLYNKAHPFIRYDIGDIGILDEKSTAKKPLLKKLIGRTNDVAQLPSGKKAPGLTFYYVTKSIIEDGGNVKEFVIKQTKIDTFDIEYVSQNELTATQIQQIEKAIITYLETGLTITFTRKEKLDRSKSGKLKQFVSLLK